The Deltaproteobacteria bacterium genome includes the window AGGGTCTAGAATGGTCCGCGGTCATCGTCATCGACCTCGTGGAGGAGCGATTTCCGTCCCGGCACGCCATGAATGGCGGGGAGGAGTTCGAGGAGGAGCGTAGGCTTCTCTATGTGGCCTGCACCCGGGCCCGGGAGTCCCTGACCCTGTTCATGCCCGAGACCCTTTTCAACCGCTACACCGGATCGAGCCTGCCGGCGGCGCCTTCGCCGTTCATCGACACCCTGCCTCCCGGCCTGGCCGTGGAGTGCCGGGAGAGCCGGACGGGCGGCCTGCTCAGGGAGGCGGTCAGGCCGGATTCTGTCCGGGATTCGATTCCGGCCCCGGGGCCGTCCGCAACCCCGACCAAGGCTCCCATCCCCGGGACCGGGTTCTGCACGCACAAGATCTTCGGACGGGGAAAGATCGTGGCGGTCGTCCCCCCCAACAAGTTTAAGGTCAATTTCATCGGGTTCGGCCTGAAGACCATTCTGGCCGACTATCTGGAGGTCGAATGAGCGAGGAAAGGCCTGTCGCCAAGCCGGTTAACGAGAGTCGGGTAGAGATGTCCTACCGGATGCTGCCCCATGACGCCAACCCGGCCGGCAACGTCCACGGCGGGGTGGTCATGAAGCTTCTAGATTCCACGGCGGCGGTGGTGGCCATGCGCCACGCACGGCAGAACGTGGTCACCGTGTCCGTGGACCGGCTGACCTTTCTCAAGCCGGTGTTCGTGGGGGAACTTCTGACCATGTCGGCCAGTCTGAACATGGTCGGAAGGACGTCCATGGAGGTCGGGGTCCGGGTCACGGCCGAGAACTTGGTCACCGGGGTGGTCCGGCACACGAACTCGGCCTATCTGAGCTTCGTGGCCATGGGGCCGGACGGAAAGCCCACGGAGGTGCCGGAGCTGATTCTGGAGACCGACGAGGATCGAAGACGGAACCGTGAGGCCAGGCTGCGACGTGAACTCCGGCTCAAGGAGCGGGAGATGGAAGAGGCCTCCCAGAGACAGGCAAGGGCCGGAGTAACTCAGTCTTCTTTGTGACAGTGTGTCTGGCCTGAATCATTTTTTGAAGAGACCTCACTCGTTCTTTCGAACGAGGAAAGGTCTTTTTTGTCAGGGTATCGGATTTCCAGGAGATATTCCCCATAGGCCCGGAAGATGTCTTCGGCCTTGGGTCCGGCCAGGGGATGGACATAATCGGGCAGGCTGAAGGCCGTGATGGGCGTGTCGGTCAGGCTGCGGGCCTGAGCCAACTGGGAGGCGATTCTGGCCATGGGGGCCGGGATGAAGCCGCGGCCGTCCGGAGTCGGGGCAAAGGTTTCGACCACCACGCTGACCCTCGTGCCGACCTCGGCCAGGGCTGGGACCAGGGCCTGGAGGTAGGCGGCCGATTCGGTTTGGAGGAGCCGTTCGGTACCCAGGCCGTCCTGATAAAGAACGAGTCCGATCCCTCCGGCGCAGGCCAAGCGGGCCATGAACCGGGCAAAGCCCCGGGGATCGTCCTTTCCCGTGGCAAAGCAGGAGATGGCCAGACTCGAACCGGGCCGGATTATTTCCAGACCGTCGAACAGGCGGGCCAGATGCTCTTCCAGTCGGCAGCGGCGATCGGCGTCGAGCCAGGTCTGGTCGTCGATCTCCTGGGGGATGTAAAATCCGGCAAAGACGTCATCCTGGCCATAGATTTCCGTCAGGGTCCGGGCCAGGGCCAATTGATCCTGCAGGAGGCGGTTCAGGAAGACCTCCACCAAGGTGGGCTCGTTCTTGATCTCGGCCCACCAGGCCGGATCCTCGGTCAACCCGAAGCGCACTCGCAGATCGTGGCGCTTGGCGGCCTGGACCACGGCCTCCACGGCCAGGGCCGGGTCTATTCGGTCGTGGGGGACCTCCTTCCTTCGCTCCGGGGTCAGGCGCCAGAAAAAGGCCGGTTCGGTCCGCAAACTCCATTGCAGAATCAGTTCCCTGACACCCAGGGCGGCCAGGTCGGCGCAGAGGATGTCCCATTGCTCCGGGGGCCAGTTTTCGTGGCGGTCCCAGAGCTGGACAAAGGTGGCCGCAAAGGCCGGTGGACTTTCGGCCTGGCCTGGAGAGCCGATTCCGGCTAGGGCGAGGACGAGGGCCAGGACCACGAGGGTCCGGAGGCTAGAAGCGGAAGATGATGGTGGCGAAGAAGGCATTGATCTCATCGTCCTTGATGTTGTCGGCATCGAAGATGCGGCCGATCTTGTAGGCCAGGAGCAGTTCCAGGTTCCGGCGGGGCAGCTCGTACTTGGTCTCGTCGAAGAGGAACCGCCCGGAAAGGCCCAGACCTCCTTCGTAGAATGAGACGTCGTTGGCCCGGGAGCCGGACCACCACTTGGCGTCGGCCACCAGGAAGGGGCTGACGATCAGGTTGTCGTCCAGTTTCCAATTGAAGCCCTGGCGGCCTTCGATATAGGCGGTCAGTCGGGAGGGCGATTCCAGGTAGGCGTCCACCTCGCCGAAGAGGAAGGAATAGTTCCATATGGTTTCATGGGGGTGGACGTCGTCGGTGCCGTTGGCCAGGGAGAGCATGGCCCGGGCCACCCAGTTGTCCTCGCCTTGGCCGGAGAGGTTGAAGATGCGTTCCAGGCCCAGGTTCAAATTCCGGTCTTTCAAGGGTTTGTACCGCACCCCCAGGGCCCCGTCCCAGGACTTGTCCTGGACATCCAGACTGTCGGGTTTCATGTTCCAGGTCAGCCGGCCGATGAACTTGAAGATCCGGTGATCCTGAAATCCCCAATCCGGGGGAATCCAGCCCAGTTCCACACCGGAGGAGGTCCGAATGACATCGCGTTCCGGCGCGGCCAGACCGCTGGCCTGCTGGGTGCCGGTTTTGCCCGTGGTGTAGGTCAGCCAGAGGTCGAGGTCCATCTGATTGGTCAGGGCCCGGACCTCGCCGCGCATTCGCCGGACGTCCTCGGCCACGTTCCGGGCCGCAACTTCGTCGGGCACGGGTCTGAGGGGAGCGTTGTCGATGGCGTTCATGAAATGGTCCACGGCCAGGTCGTTGTCGCCTCGCTGCATGGCGATATAGCCGAGGTCCTG containing:
- a CDS encoding acyl-CoA thioesterase, producing MSEERPVAKPVNESRVEMSYRMLPHDANPAGNVHGGVVMKLLDSTAAVVAMRHARQNVVTVSVDRLTFLKPVFVGELLTMSASLNMVGRTSMEVGVRVTAENLVTGVVRHTNSAYLSFVAMGPDGKPTEVPELILETDEDRRRNREARLRRELRLKEREMEEASQRQARAGVTQSSL
- a CDS encoding DUF4434 domain-containing protein, yielding MPTTSRTMRSMPSSPPSSSASSLRTLVVLALVLALAGIGSPGQAESPPAFAATFVQLWDRHENWPPEQWDILCADLAALGVRELILQWSLRTEPAFFWRLTPERRKEVPHDRIDPALAVEAVVQAAKRHDLRVRFGLTEDPAWWAEIKNEPTLVEVFLNRLLQDQLALARTLTEIYGQDDVFAGFYIPQEIDDQTWLDADRRCRLEEHLARLFDGLEIIRPGSSLAISCFATGKDDPRGFARFMARLACAGGIGLVLYQDGLGTERLLQTESAAYLQALVPALAEVGTRVSVVVETFAPTPDGRGFIPAPMARIASQLAQARSLTDTPITAFSLPDYVHPLAGPKAEDIFRAYGEYLLEIRYPDKKDLSSFERTSEVSSKNDSGQTHCHKED